Below is a window of Solanum stenotomum isolate F172 chromosome 7, ASM1918654v1, whole genome shotgun sequence DNA.
NNNNNNNNNNNNNNNNNNNNNNNNNNNNNNNNNNNNNNNNNNNNNNNNNNNNNNNNNNNNNNNNNNNNNNNNNNNNNNNNNNNNNNNNNNNNNNNNNNNNNNNNNNNNNNNNNNNNNNNNNNNNNNNNNNNNNNNNNNNNNNNNNNNNNNNNNNNNNNNNNNNNNNNNNNNagaaatagaaaatattatataaaagaaagaaatattaattagtaagatggcaatatatatagtatgaagtaaATAGAAGctagaaatataaaatattatataaaagaaagaaatattaatagaaagaaatagaaaatattatataaaagaaagaaatattaattagtaagatggcaatttttgattggtttggtgaTAGtgaggaaccaccacttattAAGTATGAGATATAGTAATGTTTATAAggtttcattttaatttttagtatgACGTTAAATCTGTCAAAATCCAACAGGATCCACCATATCTATTCTTTAATAAATTTGCCTGTGGTTTAGCACACAAAagtactttaattatttttggtcCGGAAGAATGCGACTCCTCAAAAGATCGTAGTGGAATCAAAAATTTTATGAAGGATCTTCAAAAATTACAcaagtatttattttttggacCAATAAGTGTACTACAAAATTTACTTTAAGGTTCATGtctaaaaataaatgaagaaggaaaaaaggcTTAAATGAGCCAACAAGTGAGGTTTGAACTCGTGACCACCTAAAGCTTGAACTTTCCTCGCATACCAGAAATCACTAGGCTACATCATTTCATTCTTTCAAAGGCGttcaaatatgttatttaaccATTTAGCGTATAAtttcacttatatatatataaaccactttttttaaaaaaaaaatagggaaaatttcaaaaacacgAAATTTTAGCATTAAATAGGGTCATTAGCtacattttcaatatttacaATAAACAGTTATACTTTAGTTTGCTATGGGTTGAATTATGTACTTTTTATTTGGTTTAACTTAACAGAATACAActaagaaataacaaattaaaaaaaatcagggagaaaacctttcaaattAGGTAATATTAGTGTTGAAAATTCTCATTACTTCGTTACAAAAGATTAGGAGACCAAAAAAAGTGGTTCTCTACTTTCTTCCTCAAACTCTATTATGACTGATAATTTTCATTGGTTTCAATTCTCTAGTGATAATGCTCCTTCTTAAGTTGATTGATCAACGTTTTTGcaatttattttgaatacaaaaaTTGAAAGTTTAATTCATATACAATTTATATTGAATACAGAAACTGAAAGGTTTATTTCGAATTCAAATTGTTTTGGAAATAGCAATTGAAAGGTTTATTTCCAATACATTTTGATTTTGATACAAAATTGAATTGATGAATGGATATGAATTTGTATGTAGAAAGTTTCGAATACACATTTGCATAGAATACATTTTAGATGACGTTATAcaaattgtatatttaatttaatataatacacTTTGGAATACAATTGAGGTTCGAAATACATTTTTACTTTGTAATCTGTTTGAGATACAAATAGTCCATGGTTGaatgattttgatttgtttttacGTTAGATGATtggaatacaaaataatttagaataCAATTTAGCTGATCTTCTATATATTCAACTTtgaacataaacataaacatatttttggaatacaaaacaaacaaaaattttTGATGAAAGATTTTTATGATTTAACAATGAAGCATGGGGGGAATATGAGAACGCGAgtcttattttttgttttaattttagtcCCAAAATGTGGTTATTAGTTGAAAAATATTACGAACTAGATTAGAATACATttgttatataaataaaatattcttctttttaataattattttaaactgtaactgttttcaataaataagttagaaattttgactaattttataatttttccaTAAAAGGTCATTATATAATGTTAAAAACTACCTACTCAGTGACCACGGATATTTTCTGATGacgataaattaaaattttgtatgtACGTCGTACGTTATAAATagtgacaaaataaaaaaaatcgttaaaaatattcaagatttaatatatacgtataaaaaataattttatataaaaaatataattttttgacaaacGATGTTTAACTGACCACCCTCACCGCATGTAGTAATGCCACTAGTCACAAAATATCATACTTTCATCTCATGTAGTAATGCCACTAGTCACAAAATATCATACTTTCATCTAATATCTTACTGTAGGTGTTGATTTTCTAATCTCTGATTGGCTTTTCACTTAGAAATATTGTAGCATGTTTGTAAGGTTTCATTTTAGTACAGCGTTATATATCTATCAAAATCCAAAAGGATTCACCTTATCTTATCTTTAAATTTGCTTGTGGCTTAGCATACACAAGTACTTCAATCATTTTTGGTCTGGACGATTaggttaaaaaagaaaaaagaaatagatttgGTCCACTTATTTTTTATGAGACAGTTTTAATAGAAGATAGTGATAGAGTCATGAACTTTCCATGCGCATCAGAAATCACTAGGCTACAATACTTCATTGTTTCAGGGGAgttcaaaatatgttatttaatcatttaacgtatcattttacttatatatacggTATAATTTTTTACGAAGGATATCCACTTGGACACCCTGAATATATTGTAGCTCCGCCACTGACCGGAGAGAAGTCACGTTCTTGTGGTCGTGTGTAATAACACGTAAAACATGTTCTTAATGAacattcaaatttttatttttttttagttaactTTTATATATTGACAACGTAAAAGTATCTttacaaaaaaacataaaagtgtTATGAGTCTAAGCATAgctatatatagtatatattttttttggaatatcaatatatacaagttaaattcttttaaatttttcactTTGAATTCTTTCAATTGACAAAATTTTGTTCACGTTACATGTCGATCGAGTCGTGAACATCAAACATTAAAGAGAAAATTCATCAAATCACTCTCAAATTCACTTGAAAATTGTTAAGTGGTATTTTATATTTCTATGTAATTAAATGGTCAAAGTAAATTTCTCTCAAATTCAGAGGTGGTTTGAAAAGACCACATAGCTAAACTTTTCCTACCCTATAAAACTATGaataatttcaataattatttcattcATGGAGAGAACTAAGGGAAATAGTCCTAGTATCCTACTATTTCCATGGTTAGGTTTTGGCCATGTAAATCCCTTTTTGGCACTAGCcaagaaattatcaaaaatgaattttcacatatattttctttctaCACCAATTATTCTCAAATCTATCAAGGAAACCCTAGATAAAAACTCAACAAATTATAATCTCTCCATACAACTTGTTGAATTTCACTTGCCTTATTTGCATGAGTTACCTCCTCATTACCATACAACTAATGCCCTCCCTCCCCATCTTAATTCCACTCTTATTCAAGCCTTTCAAATGGCTTCTTCCAAATTTCCAAGCATAATtgaaaccctaaaacctaactTGATTATATATGATGTGTTCCAACCATGGGTAGCAGCTATGGCTTCATCATGCAATATTCATGCTATTATGTTTTATGTTTCTTCAACTTCTGGTCTTGCCTACCTTTACCACCAATTTCTTCATGGGACTTCAAACCTTACATCTTTTGCCTTTTTCTTCATTGTATCTTCGTGACTATGAGATCAAGAAATTAGATATAAAACCAATAAAACCACGCGATGAGAAAGCCTTTGCATACGTGATACTTAAATCCTTTGAACAATCTCACAATATTGTTTTGTTGAACACTTGTAGGGAGATTGAGGGGAAGTATATAGATTATGTTTCTACCATAGGAAAGAAGGAGTTGATACCAATTGGACCACTTATTCGCGAGGTGACCATAGGTGAGGAGGAGAATTGGGGGACAATTCAATCCTGGCTAGATAAGAAGGATCGTTTATCATGTGTTTATGTATCATTTGGAAGTGAAGGCTTCTTGTCAAAGCAAGAAATTGAAGAGATTGCAAAAGGGCTTGAGCTAAGCAAAGTTAGCTTTATTTGGacaatcaaattttcaaaaggGGTGAACACTACAATAGAAAAAATGGTTCCACaaggttttcttgaaagtaCAAAGGGAAGAGGGATGGTTATTGAAGGATGGGTACcacaaagtcaaattttgaacCATTCAAGCATTGGAGGTTTCGTTACTCATTGTGGATGGAATTCGATGTTAGAAAGCATGAGTTTTGGCATACCAATAATAGCCATGCCTATGAATCATGATCAACCATTGAATTCAAGATTAGTGGAGGAACTTGGCATAGGGGTGGAGGTATTAAGAGGTGAAAATGGGGAAATAATGAAAGAAGAGGTGGCAAAAGGAATAAAGAGGGTGGTAGAGGATAAGACTAGGAAACAAGTTAATTTAAAGGCAATGGAATTGAGTGAAAAGATAAAATTCAAAGGGGAGAAAGCTATTGATGAAGGGGTTAAAAAGTTGTTGAAGCTTTTGTGTTGATTTATAAGGGAATGATGGATGATTGAATTGGATTTGGACACTACATGAGTTGAAACCTtatgtattgtttcataatatttgtattgtattatttcgtattgtattgttttaatgaatacaaaGTTTGGATAGATTTACATAATATCACATCTCCATAATTTAAGCGATCAATACGATACAAtagaatttaagtaacaatcaaaacaaactttgtatttagactaacaatacaatacaacatgcaacaaccatccaaacaaggagTATAAGTATTTTTAGATACTAAAGattcaaataaaagaattttatatACAACTAATATCGAATGTTGTAATTTAGCTAGAAATAATTAGCTTCTTGTATGAATTCAAACTCTAGAGAGGATTAATACCTATTATAAGTTGAAATACTTAAGAAATACATATAATGCTTAAATTATTTCAGACATGAACAAGAaactttaaagttaaaattCACCATCAAGGAGTATTTTGAGATGAAGGAGATTatattcctttttcttttccaaagATCTCGAACTCGATTcctgaaaaatagaaaaacttaATCTTTTCCCTTTATAAGTCCTACTCAACAGACATCTATATTAATCGGAGCAATATTTGGCCAAATAATGgttagttatacatatataaacatGTCACATGATGATTGATCTATTATTTCCCAAAGAGAAAGATATTAGTGGGCTAAGACAGGACATATTCATCAATAGagcctatttttttattttttttttatttttacttttacccTCCCTAAGAGCTCCCATCCCTTTTGCTCCCTtagtgactcgaactcgcaaccttcgggttggaagtgaggagtgtttaccatccgagcaactccctctcgtccaATAGAGCCTATTAACTTTGACAGtacgtaaaaaaaaataatattacacaCAACCAGATTGCCACTCCGACAATATTTAAAGGTATTCTTTTTAATAGTAgaatttgtaattttgaaaaagaaaaattaaagacaaGTTactttcgaaaaaaaaaaagaggaggcATTTTCTCGAAAGAGAAAAGGGGACAATTTTTGGCAcaggtaaaataaaatatggtcTCCCCTTTCATCCACGTGGactatattttttctctttatggAAATTAAAAAGAGAGATATACTTCTACAAAACAAAAGATTGATGTCcttcaaaattctaaaaaaatcaagaaatacgTGCCTTTAAttcctatttttctttattatgaatCAAGATGAAAGGTCGGATGTACATGAGTTAATAATGCAAGAAATTGAAAgcataaaacatttgtattATTGTACCAACATTATTTATACATGATATACACAAatttgctttcttgtatataacCAAGAAAACATATTTTACTTGTCTTTCTTTGATACTACTAAACCCTCTAATATAGGATAACTAAGAAccaaaacataaaaagaaaggaaaccttgtcCAAACATCTCCTCAAAGTTCCTCTCTAAGACTAATCTTTTCATTCCAAATATGAAACATACCACATTAAACACCACTAAAAATGTCAAAGGAACCATAAACAACTTAGCACCTTGGAAATCAAATTTACCCTTTTCATATTTCCTTAATTTCTCTTCATCTATGGCTTTGTTTGTTAACCTGAAATTTGCCTTTGCAACACCTAGCCACTTCATTAAAACATCTAAGCATCCAAATAAGCAAGCTGTGACTGTTTTTATTATCCAAATTCTTTGTTCATTCCACCATGTCCTTAAGTTGCCACCACTAGACAAGACTTCATATAAATGTTCAGCCAAAGATGATAAGAATATGGTTGTGAATAGTGCAAACCATGGGCTTGTCACctgtaaataaataaagacaattgAGTGAGTCATGTAtatgaatttttcaaaaaataattattttgtgtcTCACACGACTGGCACTAATTCTAATTTAATTTCCAATTAGTATATCACCAAAGATTTGTCGGGATagataaaattcattttaatcaAAGGTCTGGAATTCGAGTCTTAGGAATGTAAAATTTTCTTATAGGGAATGCTTCCTCCTTAATGGGCCCCTATGCAACATGATCTGACTTAAACCACACCAATAAATTTCGGATACCAGATgattaaacaagaaaataaactaGAAATTTCATTAATCACCACTATAGTTCAAGGAAATTTCCATCAAGCCTTTTGGATCGACTTTTCTTTCTCTTGTAATCAATCACTCATATGTCCATTTCGACTTGCAAAACCGGAattttcaaacatatttttaatgatattataCTTGAAAAGATACTTGTATATAAGTgataaaattaagtttttaccTTGGGAAACACTGGAGTGCCCATCAAGAAGCACAAAGGTGGAACAATGCCATAAAGGAAGCAAGGAATGGAGAGAAAATGTGAGAACATGAAGTATCCATAACACATATTTTGGACTAAAGGCATTTTTGACATGAGCCCATAAGTAAGTGGGCTGTATTTTGAAAGCCCAACTTGTACTAGCCCAGAAGCCCACTTCATTAGTTGGATCAAAGCATCCTTCATATCAATGGTGCTACAACCAAGAAAGCATGGCCTCTTTGGATAAAGATATACTGATTTCCACCCCTTAGAATGCAAGAGATAACCTGTGTATGAGCTCTCTAGTAAACTGTTGTATGAGTACCCTATCTGAAACAACagtttaagcttttagatgaaatAATCACATAATTtaacaaacacaaatacaaaagtATTAATTGAAGTCGCAAAACAAGCTCATGAATATATGACACATCTAAACCGTCCAAGTTTGGGTTGTCTAATGACTCGTTCAGCTAATTTAGCTCTTTTGACCTACTCAATTTAGTCAATCCAAAAATTGGGctaagcaatttttttttttaatttgatgtgTTATATATGaccataataaagaaaaaaaaagttttgttaGTTCTGTTTGatataattaaacataaaaagaGTTATCAGGTTTGATTATGATTCATTATTTACTCCATCTTGACTTGGCTCATTTTAATCTTGAATGAGTTAATGACTTGTTTATTTATTCTCTTAACTTAACCATCTTAATTCAGTTCAACCTGCTTATTTAACCtccctaaaaatatatatggactAGTAATAATAGGATGATACTTACTTCTTTACCCCATCTTGTATTTTCTTCAAATGTGCAAGAAGCAAGAGTTTTAGCTTCATCAATCGTCTCATCACATAGAACATTCTCCCTTCCATTTCTTTGATCATTCAAAGAGTTAATAGAATTGATGAACTTTCTGGAAGCACCAAACTTTTCTTCTGCCTCTTGAAGTGACTCCTCTATGAACcaaatatatttgattaataaataaaatgttcaTAGAATTATATGcttaaaaaaaagaggaaaaaggacaaatatattccGATCTATCGTAAATAGTATgtagataccctccgtcatacttttgggacattggtgcttctgccatccaaaaactagagcatatatacccttcattctaacggaagactaaaaaGGGACATGTGACACAAACTTATCTGTCGatccaatatttaataaatgtcgggtcggtggataagattatgatgtgtatgtccgttagtataaagggtacatatgctctagtttttggacgacatGGGCATCAAATGTCatccaaaagtatgacgaatgatatctgcataccatttacgatagtttgggAGTAtatcctttttcccttaaaaaaaaataaccacaATTATGTGTAAATTAATAAGATGAAAACCTGATTGATACAATTGAGATTCCCACTTGTATTCTGATTGAGCTTTTAGAAAAAGTGTAGTCATATTATCTTGGTTAATTGGAGTACTATATAATGCTTCTTTCTTCAAATAATAGCCTGTGCCTGCACAAACTGTCCCTCCTACTCCATCCATCCCTTGATACTTATTctataaagagagagaaatgaGATTTTAAGAAGTATATACtgatgatttaaaaaatatttatacgaTCAGATCATTTATAACATATTATATACAATAACTATAAGTAAACTTATATGATTAGCATTAGTGGGTGATCTAGTAAAAATGGTCACTAACAATGTTAAGCAATATAATAGTATAAAAAATCTTGTTGTAACCTTTGAAttatgaaatgaaatttattttcaaatttgtatCCACTTAAaaagttctttaaaaaaaattaagttacatagccaaaaaaagaagaagagataaTTATAGTCCAATTATGTCGTCTTTGATGATCTAATTTACAAAATAGCCAGtaagtatataatttttttatatatttatgaagTATAAATGtacatataatatacataaCCAATATATAAGTCTGGATTAGTGCTTGTAATTAAGTTAGGCCAATGCATCAAAAATGAAAGAAACCCGAAAAGGGCCCAGCTGGCCCGGCCCACCCCAAGCCCAACAAAACCACTCTTGACCATTTTTCCCCAAAACCCGGCCCCAATCCGACCCATTGAAAACGGCCAAATGGATCAGGTTTGGCCCGGCCCCGCCCGGTACTCACCCAAAAATTGTAATTGAAAAACTTGTAATATATAGAATACAATTGTTGCAACATATATTAAGAGGATGTGTAGGTACCTTGTATGCTGATCTTGATTGAGAATCATAGATGTCATTTTTACTAACATTATAAAAGGTTTGAGGGAATTGTACATAGGAAAGAgtagaagaaatattttgatcaaGATGAAAACACATTGCTTGCTTGGCTGAAGAAGGGTCATTGCAATACATGTCACAATCCAAAACAAGC
It encodes the following:
- the LOC125871688 gene encoding cellulose synthase-like protein G1, which translates into the protein MNTVLSAMSLDYPSKKLSVYLSDDGGATVTLYAIKEACGFARVWVPFCRKYGVKTICPDAFFSSFGDDERLILGGNEFKNEEENIKAAYEVFKKNVEKASSVEGSVRMDRPPYIEVIHDDKESKLPQLVYMSRERRPSSPHRFKAGALNALLRVSGVMSNAPYMLVLDCDMYCNDPSSAKQAMCFHLDQNISSTLSYVQFPQTFYNVSKNDIYDSQSRSAYKNKYQGMDGVGGTVCAGTGYYLKKEALYSTPINQDNMTTLFLKAQSEYKWESQLYQSEESLQEAEEKFGASRKFINSINSLNDQRNGRENVLCDETIDEAKTLASCTFEENTRWGKEIGYSYNSLLESSYTGYLLHSKGWKSVYLYPKRPCFLGCSTIDMKDALIQLMKWASGLVQVGLSKYSPLTYGLMSKMPLVQNMCYGYFMFSHFLSIPCFLYGIVPPLCFLMGTPVFPKVTSPWFALFTTIFLSSLAEHLYEVLSSGGNLRTWWNEQRIWIIKTVTACLFGCLDVLMKWLGVAKANFRLTNKAIDEEKLRKYEKGKFDFQGAKLFMVPLTFLVVFNVVCFIFGMKRLVLERNFEEMFGQGFLSFYVLVLSYPILEGLVVSKKDK